A DNA window from Nymphalis io chromosome 28, ilAglIoxx1.1, whole genome shotgun sequence contains the following coding sequences:
- the LOC126779032 gene encoding chorion class A proteins Ld24-like: MGSGIGPGIGPGFGHGLGPSFGTGLAMNPYNTGAELALDVATEMRGHSGTGVGDIAVAGEMPVAGTTLVAGQVPIIGSVRFAGDVPAAGIVSVFGTCGCGCGFGTGSYNLI; this comes from the coding sequence ATGGGATCCGGCATAGGGCCTGGTATAGGTCCTGGCTTTGGGCATGGCCTTGGACCTAGCTTTGGAACTGGTTTGGCTATGAATCCATACAATACAGGTGCAGAGTTAGCCCTTGATGTAGCAACAGAAATGAGAGGACACAGTGGGACTGGCGTCGGTGATATAGCGGTTGCTGGTGAAATGCCCGTGGCTGGTACAACTCTTGTTGCCGGCCAAGTGCCAATCATAGGTTCTGTGAGATTCGCAGGAGACGTGCCAGCCGCTGGCATAGTTTCAGTATTCGGTACATGCGGGTGTGGATGCGGTTTTGGCACTGGCAGttataatctaatttaa